One region of Tumebacillus amylolyticus genomic DNA includes:
- a CDS encoding YigZ family protein — translation MLKSYRTLLAPGEDTLIIKKSRFIGYATPVQSEDEALHFIATLQKKHWDATHNCFAYVFGPHDEVQKASDDGEPAGTAGKPILEVIKKEELHNVAVVVTRYFGGIMLGAGGLIRAYSAGCGAGLQAAGIVTRILFQEIAIDIDYTWYGKIENELHAGGWHIDRVDYLDRVTVYALCPVDDTEAVHKRLINATNGQAILTNTEQYYLFDRDGKLVK, via the coding sequence ATGTTGAAATCCTATCGCACACTACTCGCCCCGGGTGAAGATACGCTGATTATCAAAAAATCCCGGTTCATCGGATACGCCACGCCCGTTCAATCGGAGGACGAAGCGCTCCACTTTATCGCCACTTTGCAAAAAAAGCACTGGGACGCCACTCACAACTGTTTTGCGTATGTATTCGGCCCGCACGATGAAGTGCAAAAAGCCAGCGACGACGGCGAACCGGCAGGCACCGCCGGCAAACCGATCCTCGAAGTGATCAAAAAAGAAGAGTTGCACAACGTCGCCGTCGTCGTCACCCGCTACTTCGGCGGCATCATGCTCGGGGCCGGCGGACTGATCCGCGCCTACAGCGCAGGCTGTGGAGCCGGACTGCAAGCGGCGGGGATCGTGACGCGCATCCTGTTCCAAGAGATCGCCATCGACATCGACTATACGTGGTACGGCAAGATCGAAAACGAACTCCACGCCGGCGGCTGGCACATCGACCGTGTCGACTACCTCGATCGCGTCACCGTCTACGCCCTCTGCCCCGTCGACGATACGGAAGCCGTTCACAAACGCCTGATCAACGCGACAAACGGACAAGCCATCCTCACCAACACCGAACAATACTACCTCTTCGACCGAGACGGCAAGCTCGTCAAATAA
- a CDS encoding CDP-alcohol phosphatidyltransferase family protein — translation MLNLPNLLTMLRFGCIPVYGIVFFSDSPYNMLYALLVLALAGLTDVIDGYLARTFDWVTELGSMLDPLADKLMMLAVILSLVIDGRVSWWATGLMVLREVGMIVTSVFFVSQGKKTVPAMFWGKATTVLMYLALVALLLRWPHAEWLLWGVLVVAFGTSCVYLQRFRALNVK, via the coding sequence ATGTTGAACCTTCCGAACCTGTTGACGATGCTGCGATTCGGGTGTATCCCGGTCTACGGCATCGTCTTTTTTTCGGACTCTCCTTACAACATGCTGTATGCGTTGCTCGTGCTCGCCCTCGCCGGGCTGACCGATGTCATCGACGGGTACTTGGCACGGACGTTTGATTGGGTCACGGAATTGGGTTCGATGCTCGACCCGTTGGCCGACAAACTGATGATGCTGGCGGTGATCCTGTCCTTGGTGATCGACGGTCGCGTCTCGTGGTGGGCAACCGGTTTGATGGTCCTGCGCGAAGTCGGGATGATCGTGACGAGTGTGTTTTTCGTCTCGCAGGGCAAGAAAACCGTTCCGGCGATGTTCTGGGGCAAAGCGACGACGGTGCTGATGTATCTCGCGCTGGTCGCCTTGTTGTTGCGCTGGCCGCACGCAGAGTGGTTGTTATGGGGAGTCCTCGTCGTGGCTTTCGGTACATCCTGTGTCTATCTGCAACGATTCCGAGCGCTGAACGTCAAATAA
- the fabZ gene encoding 3-hydroxyacyl-ACP dehydratase FabZ, which produces MMNIDEIQSVLPHRYPFLLVDRIEEVVIGEKAVGIKNVTINEPFFQGHFPGFPVMPGVLIVEAMAQVGGVAMLSKPENQGRLALFAGIDACRFRGQVRPGDVLRMEVEITRLKGPIGKGKGVATVDGNVVCEAELMFAFVDQK; this is translated from the coding sequence ATGATGAACATTGATGAAATTCAATCGGTGTTGCCGCACCGCTACCCGTTTTTGCTGGTGGACCGTATCGAAGAGGTTGTCATCGGGGAGAAAGCGGTAGGGATCAAGAACGTCACGATCAACGAACCGTTCTTCCAAGGTCACTTCCCGGGCTTCCCGGTGATGCCGGGCGTGCTGATCGTCGAAGCGATGGCACAAGTCGGCGGCGTGGCGATGCTCTCCAAACCGGAGAACCAAGGTCGTCTCGCTCTGTTTGCCGGGATCGACGCATGCCGTTTCCGTGGACAAGTCCGCCCGGGCGATGTCCTGCGCATGGAAGTGGAGATCACCCGCTTGAAGGGGCCGATCGGCAAAGGCAAGGGCGTTGCAACGGTAGACGGCAACGTGGTTTGCGAAGCGGAATTGATGTTTGCGTTCGTGGATCAGAAATAA
- a CDS encoding sigma-70 family RNA polymerase sigma factor, producing the protein MPDRWTPLVRQAQQQDSAAMIELLNEFENLILSAVKRYNVPHQERSELLQESYMGFLKAIHTFDPELDHPFASVAKTQTKAAVWHYVRMRGRRQARELSASRETADGQDSLLDLLPNSSPQLHADFSEIEWHELLSSLSDREVLYVESLVFDGHTVADIARLQGVHRNTVHMWKRQAFHKIKAQLRRS; encoded by the coding sequence ATGCCCGACCGCTGGACGCCTCTCGTACGACAAGCGCAGCAGCAAGATTCTGCCGCCATGATCGAATTACTGAATGAATTTGAAAATCTGATTCTCTCAGCTGTTAAACGCTACAACGTCCCCCACCAAGAGCGCAGTGAGCTCTTGCAAGAATCGTACATGGGCTTTCTAAAAGCGATCCACACCTTCGACCCCGAACTCGACCACCCGTTTGCCAGCGTTGCCAAAACGCAAACCAAAGCGGCCGTCTGGCACTATGTCAGGATGCGAGGCAGAAGGCAGGCTCGCGAACTCTCTGCCAGCCGGGAGACTGCCGACGGCCAAGACTCTCTCCTCGACTTGCTGCCGAATTCAAGCCCCCAACTCCACGCCGACTTCTCCGAAATCGAATGGCACGAGTTGCTCTCCTCACTTTCAGACCGCGAAGTTCTCTATGTCGAGAGTCTCGTTTTCGACGGTCACACCGTGGCAGACATCGCCCGTTTGCAAGGCGTCCACCGCAACACCGTCCACATGTGGAAGAGACAAGCCTTCCACAAGATCAAAGCGCAACTCCGTCGGAGCTAA